In Streptomyces durocortorensis, a genomic segment contains:
- a CDS encoding MarR family winged helix-turn-helix transcriptional regulator, with the protein MPNPEPAAVAAELRIAMGKLTRRVKHEDRIPHGQVSVLGTLDRDGAMTTSDLAADQRVRPQSMARAVGLLVDQGLVVRRAHPTDGRKTLVDLSPAGRTALEAERGRRAGWLAQAIEDELTGEEREVLARSAALMERLAAR; encoded by the coding sequence ATGCCCAACCCGGAACCCGCCGCCGTCGCCGCGGAACTGCGCATCGCGATGGGCAAGCTCACGCGGCGCGTGAAGCACGAGGACCGGATCCCGCACGGCCAGGTCTCCGTGCTCGGCACCCTCGACCGCGACGGGGCCATGACCACCAGCGACCTCGCGGCGGACCAGCGCGTACGGCCCCAGTCCATGGCCCGTGCGGTCGGGCTGCTCGTGGACCAGGGCCTGGTAGTCCGCCGGGCGCACCCCACGGACGGCCGCAAGACCCTGGTCGACCTCTCCCCCGCCGGACGGACCGCGCTCGAAGCGGAACGCGGGCGCCGGGCCGGCTGGCTCGCCCAGGCCATCGAGGACGAGCTCACCGGCGAGGAGCGGGAGGTGCTGGCCCGCAGCGCCGCCCTGATGGAGCGGCTCGCCGCCCGCTGA